From a single Intestinibaculum porci genomic region:
- a CDS encoding rhomboid family intramembrane serine protease translates to MTITNAYILICVAVFIYINFISKDDRDYTVMKVGALYPPKIREEHQYWRLIACNFIHENWLHLLMNMYCMYYMGNFFESLLGPLYYCGLLLFGGLASSLVTYLAPMYFPRLEYTVTIGASGIFFAYIGAMIGLAFYQGGMFMEMLSSYSYMIIINIAFTLFTPNISKTGHFGGLLGGYLYTFLLYLLGVIGR, encoded by the coding sequence ATGACAATTACAAATGCCTATATCTTAATATGTGTAGCTGTGTTTATTTATATTAACTTTATATCAAAAGATGATCGTGATTACACGGTGATGAAAGTCGGGGCATTATATCCCCCTAAAATACGAGAAGAACATCAATATTGGCGATTGATTGCCTGCAACTTTATTCATGAAAACTGGCTCCATTTACTGATGAACATGTACTGTATGTATTATATGGGGAATTTCTTTGAATCCCTTTTAGGACCACTTTACTATTGTGGACTATTATTATTTGGGGGCTTAGCTTCATCCTTAGTGACCTATCTGGCCCCAATGTATTTTCCTCGTTTAGAGTATACCGTTACCATTGGCGCTTCTGGTATCTTCTTTGCCTATATTGGTGCCATGATTGGTTTAGCCTTCTATCAGGGCGGTATGTTTATGGAGATGTTATCAAGTTATTCTTATATGATTATCATCAATATTGCCTTTACGCTCTTTACCCCTAATATTTCAAAGACGGGACACTTTGGCGGGTTATTAGGCGGCTATCTTTATACCTTCTTACTTTATTTATTAGGTGTGATTGGTCGATGA
- a CDS encoding YaiI/YqxD family protein, translated as MRLLIDGDGTPNIREIKEIAERYHVEMYVFCDYAHVIEDDYFTTIQCEVGKDAADSQLLNFAQADDLAITQDYGLASLLLIKGVDVLHVSGKRITEDNIETLLSSRYLAMKERQVKKHYKGPHKRREKEKWNFLKQVERRIIAHLFCKDYVKENENM; from the coding sequence ATGAGATTACTCATTGATGGTGATGGCACACCTAATATTCGTGAGATCAAGGAGATTGCGGAAAGGTATCATGTTGAAATGTATGTCTTTTGTGATTATGCCCATGTCATTGAAGATGATTATTTCACGACCATTCAATGTGAAGTTGGAAAAGATGCGGCTGACTCTCAATTATTAAACTTTGCTCAGGCTGATGATTTAGCGATTACTCAGGATTATGGCTTAGCCAGCTTGCTTTTGATCAAAGGTGTGGATGTTCTGCACGTGTCAGGAAAACGGATTACAGAAGATAATATCGAAACATTATTATCTTCTCGGTATCTGGCAATGAAAGAAAGACAAGTGAAAAAACATTACAAAGGTCCTCATAAACGTCGTGAAAAAGAGAAGTGGAACTTTCTTAAACAAGTAGAAAGACGGATCATTGCCCATCTGTTTTGTAAAGATTATGTTAAGGAAAATGAGAATATGTAA
- a CDS encoding MATE family efflux transporter, whose amino-acid sequence MRTIDFTKGKIMKSLILFAGPVLFAMFLQALYSAADLLIVGKFATKADVSGVAIGSQLMTTLTNMIVSFATGATIYLGQKIGEKKAHEGGIIIGNAILFFGLMGLLMSLSLPLLSGPLAHLLKAPAQSFTQTKHYIMICGGGAMMIVAYNVLGAIFRGIGDSTTPLITVAIAALINVFGDLLLVNGFHMGAAGAAIATVSSQTISVIISLLMIKGRTLPFTMSKQDIRFKRTVTKQIIIFGLPIALQDFLVSLSFLVLLAIVNTLGVTASAGVGVAEKVCAFLMLVPSAFMQSMSSFVAQNKGAGKVDRAIKGVKIAIGFSSLIGLVMFVFAFFHGDMLGSIFSSDQSVIAACAQYLKAYGIDCLLTCFLFCLVGFFNGMGHTTFVMIQGLMSAFLIRIPVAYIMSMMTGKLFFIGLAIPASTIVQIIICLLYLRKRKFTASAVNL is encoded by the coding sequence ATGCGTACAATTGACTTTACAAAAGGAAAAATCATGAAATCTCTTATTCTATTTGCCGGCCCCGTACTGTTTGCGATGTTTTTACAAGCCCTCTATTCCGCTGCTGATTTGTTGATCGTTGGCAAGTTTGCGACAAAAGCAGATGTATCCGGCGTGGCCATTGGTTCCCAGTTAATGACGACCTTAACGAATATGATCGTCAGCTTTGCGACTGGTGCCACGATATATTTAGGACAGAAAATTGGTGAGAAGAAAGCCCATGAAGGCGGCATCATTATTGGGAATGCCATTCTCTTCTTTGGCTTAATGGGCCTGCTTATGAGTTTAAGCTTACCTTTACTTTCAGGACCACTCGCTCATTTATTAAAAGCGCCTGCACAATCATTCACCCAAACGAAGCATTATATTATGATTTGTGGCGGCGGCGCGATGATGATTGTGGCTTATAATGTCTTAGGTGCCATCTTTAGAGGGATCGGTGATTCTACTACCCCCTTAATTACGGTTGCTATTGCGGCTTTGATCAATGTCTTTGGTGATTTACTTTTAGTTAATGGTTTCCATATGGGTGCTGCTGGCGCCGCGATCGCAACGGTTTCATCACAGACAATCAGTGTCATTATTTCTTTACTGATGATCAAAGGAAGAACATTGCCTTTTACAATGAGTAAGCAAGATATCCGTTTTAAGAGAACTGTCACAAAACAAATTATTATCTTTGGTTTACCGATTGCTTTACAGGATTTCCTAGTGAGTTTATCTTTCTTAGTGCTTTTAGCCATCGTTAACACTTTAGGCGTAACGGCGTCAGCAGGTGTTGGTGTCGCCGAAAAGGTGTGTGCTTTTCTGATGTTAGTGCCATCAGCCTTTATGCAGTCAATGTCTTCTTTTGTGGCGCAAAACAAAGGGGCTGGGAAAGTGGATCGTGCTATCAAAGGCGTGAAGATTGCTATTGGTTTCTCTTCTCTGATTGGTTTGGTGATGTTTGTTTTCGCCTTCTTCCATGGTGATATGCTGGGTTCTATCTTCTCTTCTGATCAGAGTGTCATTGCGGCCTGCGCACAGTATTTAAAGGCTTATGGTATTGATTGTCTGTTAACATGCTTCCTATTTTGTCTGGTTGGTTTCTTCAATGGGATGGGACATACAACCTTTGTCATGATCCAGGGACTAATGAGTGCTTTCCTGATCAGAATTCCTGTGGCTTATATCATGAGTATGATGACGGGTAAATTATTTTTTATTGGTTTAGCAATTCCCGCTTCAACCATTGTCCAGATCATCATTTGTCTGCTGTACTTACGGAAAAGAAAATTCACAGCTTCCGCTGTGAATCTCTAA
- the asnB gene encoding asparagine synthase B: MCGILALDSDEYSLDTFNASLGKLGDRGPDMTRSVFYHHKTFGFDRLAIMDLSPKGMQPFENKGIMLVCNGEIYNYPALKKTVGDYPYRSSSDCEVLIPLYEKFGFEIMCKYLDAEFALAMYDSNTGKFMAARDPMGIRPMFYGYTKGEHKFAVASEAKALFDLCDDILPFPPGHYYDGEKFVCYNDLGDTKLMNDDDLETIAKELRERLISGVEKRLQSDAPVGYLLSGGLDSSLVCSIGQRITDKPIRTFAIGMETDPIDLKYAKEVAEYLGTEHTEVIMTKDDVLNALREVIYHLETWDITTIRASIGMYLLCHWIHKNTDIKVIMTGEVSDELFGYKYTDFAPSPEAFQEESQKRIRELYMYDVLRADRCISANALEGRVPFADLRFVDYAMAINPDKKMNHYNKGKYLLRHAFEGLDYLPDDILFREKAAFSDAVGHSMVDYLKAYAEKQYTDEDVAHAKEKYPYGTPFTKESLLYRDIFEEFYPGGAKWIKDFWMPNKSWENCDVDDPSARVLKNYGDSGK, encoded by the coding sequence ATGTGTGGTATTTTAGCATTAGACTCAGATGAATATTCTTTAGATACATTTAACGCTTCATTAGGCAAGCTGGGGGATCGTGGCCCTGATATGACAAGAAGTGTTTTCTATCATCATAAGACCTTTGGCTTTGATCGTTTAGCGATCATGGACTTATCCCCAAAAGGCATGCAGCCTTTTGAAAACAAAGGCATCATGTTAGTATGCAACGGAGAAATCTATAACTACCCTGCTTTGAAAAAAACAGTTGGTGATTATCCATACCGTTCTTCTTCTGACTGTGAAGTCCTGATTCCTTTATATGAAAAATTCGGCTTTGAAATCATGTGCAAATACTTAGACGCAGAATTTGCCTTAGCAATGTATGATTCTAACACTGGTAAATTCATGGCTGCGCGTGATCCGATGGGCATCCGTCCAATGTTCTACGGCTATACCAAAGGTGAACATAAATTTGCCGTTGCTTCTGAAGCGAAGGCTTTATTTGACTTATGTGATGATATCTTACCTTTCCCACCAGGACATTACTATGATGGTGAAAAGTTCGTCTGCTACAACGATTTAGGCGATACCAAATTAATGAATGATGATGATTTAGAAACCATCGCCAAAGAATTAAGAGAACGTCTGATCAGCGGTGTTGAAAAACGTTTACAGTCTGATGCTCCTGTTGGTTATTTATTATCAGGTGGTTTGGATTCTTCATTAGTCTGCTCAATTGGTCAGCGTATCACCGACAAGCCAATCCGTACATTCGCTATTGGGATGGAAACCGATCCAATCGATTTAAAATATGCCAAAGAAGTCGCTGAATACTTAGGTACTGAACATACTGAAGTCATTATGACCAAAGACGATGTCTTAAACGCTTTACGTGAAGTCATCTATCATCTTGAAACATGGGATATTACAACCATCCGTGCTTCCATTGGGATGTACCTGTTATGTCACTGGATTCATAAGAATACTGATATCAAGGTTATTATGACTGGTGAAGTCTCTGACGAATTATTTGGATACAAATACACGGACTTCGCTCCTTCCCCAGAAGCGTTCCAGGAAGAATCACAGAAACGTATTCGCGAATTATATATGTATGATGTCTTAAGAGCAGACCGCTGCATCAGTGCTAACGCTCTTGAAGGACGTGTCCCTTTCGCTGATTTACGTTTCGTTGACTATGCGATGGCGATCAACCCAGATAAGAAGATGAACCACTACAACAAAGGTAAATACTTATTACGTCATGCCTTTGAAGGTTTGGATTACTTACCTGACGATATCTTATTTAGAGAAAAAGCGGCCTTCTCTGATGCTGTAGGTCATTCCATGGTCGATTACTTAAAAGCATACGCAGAAAAGCAGTACACTGATGAAGATGTCGCTCACGCTAAAGAAAAATATCCATATGGTACACCATTCACTAAGGAATCTTTATTATATCGTGATATCTTTGAAGAATTCTATCCTGGCGGTGCCAAATGGATCAAAGATTTCTGGATGCCAAACAAATCATGGGAAAACTGTGATGTTGATGATCCATCAGCTCGTGTCTTAAAGAACTATGGTGATTCTGGTAAATAA
- a CDS encoding DUF4250 domain-containing protein, with protein sequence MNTLPNDPHLLVSVVNTKLRDFYDSLDALCDDMGVDQDQLVLKLLGADYTYDARLNQFR encoded by the coding sequence ATGAATACATTACCAAACGATCCACATTTACTTGTTAGTGTTGTGAACACAAAATTAAGAGATTTCTATGACTCATTAGATGCCCTCTGTGATGACATGGGCGTTGATCAGGATCAGTTAGTCCTTAAGCTGTTAGGTGCTGACTATACCTATGATGCGAGATTAAATCAGTTCAGATAA
- a CDS encoding IS4 family transposase has translation MISKQDKERNFDYETEACAFNTTPEGVNLALEKSIKMVTDNIACYVIDPVSDMTRSRKVPADMIIRFLIHKEGKSIRSEICEQMPEGMEFQASAFCMQRYKIKPNAFNRVMTLFNQTIKPKNTFNGYYIIACDGSDLNIPFMKDHPELIVKSKKGRDFCQIHLNALYDCLNGVYWDAEMTTPNKKREPGALITMTERKYYPEKSIIVCDRGYVSYKLMADFIEKGQKFVIRSKDINIRSSILKRFDLPDEELDQEVSVTLTRSNKRYNSDRKKYALVNSNIDFPQIDTWSNDDYVISYRVVRIKLDDENFVTLVTNLSKEEIPFEYMKELYHLRWSQEQSFFNLKYRIGLKYFNSKKVDGILQEVYSKLIMFNVTSVITNSVDIPDMKAEEYEKNKKRVAHKTKANFAVAITNVHLFLKGTISEKGLINRIKKFVIPIRPGRSFTRKIRPQSLAPLNTRVS, from the coding sequence ATGATTTCTAAACAAGATAAAGAACGAAATTTTGATTATGAAACGGAGGCTTGTGCTTTTAATACTACCCCCGAAGGGGTGAATTTGGCATTGGAAAAATCGATTAAGATGGTTACAGACAATATTGCATGTTATGTTATTGATCCTGTATCTGATATGACAAGAAGCCGTAAAGTTCCAGCTGATATGATTATTAGATTTCTCATTCACAAGGAAGGAAAATCCATCAGATCTGAGATTTGTGAGCAGATGCCTGAAGGTATGGAGTTTCAAGCTTCAGCTTTCTGCATGCAGAGATATAAAATAAAGCCTAATGCATTTAACAGAGTAATGACGCTTTTCAATCAGACTATCAAACCTAAGAACACATTTAATGGCTACTATATCATTGCCTGCGATGGCTCCGACTTGAACATTCCTTTTATGAAGGATCATCCTGAGTTAATCGTTAAAAGCAAAAAAGGAAGGGATTTTTGTCAGATCCACCTCAATGCTCTTTATGACTGCCTTAATGGAGTCTATTGGGACGCAGAAATGACAACACCTAACAAAAAAAGAGAACCTGGTGCTTTGATTACTATGACTGAAAGAAAGTATTACCCAGAAAAATCAATTATTGTATGTGATAGAGGATATGTTTCATACAAACTGATGGCTGATTTTATTGAGAAAGGACAAAAATTTGTGATTAGGTCTAAGGATATTAATATCCGTAGTTCAATCCTAAAAAGATTTGATTTGCCAGATGAGGAATTAGACCAGGAAGTCAGCGTTACACTGACAAGAAGCAATAAACGTTATAATAGCGATCGAAAAAAATATGCATTGGTCAATTCAAATATCGATTTCCCACAAATTGATACATGGAGTAATGATGATTACGTAATAAGCTACAGAGTTGTCCGCATAAAGCTTGATGATGAAAACTTTGTAACTCTTGTCACTAATTTAAGCAAGGAAGAAATACCGTTTGAGTATATGAAAGAGCTCTACCATTTAAGATGGTCTCAAGAACAATCATTTTTTAATTTGAAATATAGAATAGGTTTAAAATATTTCAATTCAAAGAAAGTTGATGGCATACTGCAAGAAGTATATTCGAAACTTATCATGTTTAACGTAACAAGTGTTATTACGAATAGTGTTGATATTCCTGATATGAAAGCTGAAGAGTATGAGAAAAACAAAAAAAGAGTTGCACACAAAACGAAGGCAAACTTTGCCGTCGCAATCACCAATGTACATCTCTTTCTTAAGGGAACTATTTCTGAAAAAGGACTCATAAATAGAATCAAGAAATTTGTAATCCCAATCAGACCTGGAAGATCATTCACTCGAAAAATAAGACCCCAGTCACTAGCTCCTCTGAACACTAGGGTATCATAA
- a CDS encoding IS66 family transposase, producing the protein MDSLGTLSVKYDKACKKIGDLKTRLYDCNEELKSKKQKLEYRDNKIAKLKQLCLEKDEMIRNLNNEISRLKDKIEYLNAISNHDSTTVGIPTASTPIGKAKYNSSINSREPTDRKIGGQPGHSKSELSIPDDIDEEIEYVADDATECPKCGSHELVFTGKTKAVYEKTISIKPINLKKVFYQYKCGSCGTTFFLGLKPNERSTCHYGTAVQAVGLSLMNTCNVPINKVKTFFEGITNGEISPSEGYLAKLPMIASKKLSEFRIVLKNLMLQRTLVYWDDTVININTKKGCLRFYGDETLSYYTAHEKKDLEGIEEDKVLTLLTEEQKTMHDHNKVNYNAKFKFGNLECNQHLQRDLKKIAIDTKHDELLELKDLISDTIHKRKEAINKGETRFSDEFIEDFNKKVNDILNRAEKRNKKDYDAYFGRSEKTLIKRIRDYYDNYFAWVSDFTLPTTNNLSERGLRVVKSHMRSSGQFQNIQNAQYYADAKTYIETCRKNGINEIYAMIRLYEGDPITVKEIFSGEALS; encoded by the coding sequence ATGGATTCTTTAGGAACACTATCAGTAAAATATGATAAAGCATGCAAAAAGATTGGTGACCTTAAAACAAGACTTTACGATTGTAATGAAGAACTGAAATCCAAAAAACAGAAGCTTGAATACAGGGATAACAAAATTGCAAAATTAAAGCAGCTTTGTCTTGAAAAAGATGAAATGATTAGAAATCTTAATAATGAAATTAGCAGACTGAAAGACAAGATTGAATATCTTAATGCCATAAGCAATCATGACTCAACTACTGTTGGTATTCCTACTGCGTCTACTCCTATAGGAAAAGCAAAATATAACTCAAGCATCAATTCCAGAGAGCCTACTGACAGAAAAATCGGAGGTCAGCCAGGACATTCTAAAAGTGAACTCAGTATTCCTGATGATATTGACGAAGAAATTGAATATGTGGCAGATGATGCAACTGAGTGTCCGAAATGTGGTTCTCATGAACTTGTTTTCACCGGCAAAACTAAAGCTGTATATGAGAAAACTATTAGCATCAAGCCTATAAACCTCAAAAAGGTTTTCTATCAATACAAATGCGGAAGCTGCGGGACTACATTTTTTCTTGGCCTGAAGCCTAATGAAAGATCAACCTGTCACTATGGGACGGCAGTACAGGCCGTTGGCTTATCGCTAATGAATACCTGCAATGTTCCTATTAACAAGGTTAAAACCTTTTTTGAGGGGATCACAAACGGAGAAATAAGTCCGTCAGAAGGCTACCTTGCAAAACTTCCTATGATTGCATCAAAAAAGTTATCTGAGTTCCGTATAGTTTTAAAGAATCTAATGCTCCAAAGAACTCTCGTATATTGGGATGACACTGTTATCAATATTAATACAAAGAAAGGCTGCCTGCGCTTTTACGGAGATGAAACACTCTCATATTATACGGCTCATGAGAAGAAAGATCTTGAAGGGATTGAAGAAGACAAAGTCCTAACACTACTCACTGAAGAGCAAAAAACGATGCATGATCACAATAAAGTGAACTATAACGCGAAATTCAAGTTTGGCAACCTTGAATGCAATCAGCACCTTCAGCGTGACCTCAAAAAAATCGCTATTGATACAAAACATGATGAGCTTTTGGAACTGAAAGATCTTATTTCCGATACCATCCACAAACGCAAAGAAGCCATAAACAAGGGAGAGACTCGCTTTAGTGATGAATTTATTGAAGACTTTAACAAAAAAGTTAATGATATTCTCAACCGAGCAGAAAAGAGAAACAAAAAAGATTATGATGCATACTTTGGAAGATCCGAGAAGACGCTAATTAAGCGTATACGTGATTATTATGATAATTACTTTGCTTGGGTAAGTGATTTCACTCTTCCGACAACCAATAACCTGAGCGAACGCGGACTTAGAGTCGTAAAAAGCCATATGCGATCATCAGGACAGTTCCAAAATATTCAAAACGCTCAGTATTACGCAGATGCCAAAACGTATATAGAAACCTGCAGGAAAAACGGAATAAATGAGATCTATGCAATGATTCGACTTTATGAAGGTGATCCAATAACGGTAAAAGAAATATTCTCAGGGGAAGCTCTCTCCTGA
- the tnpC gene encoding IS66 family transposase: protein MSYADLIAVALKYYEECCGLRAELDELKNTFSYTADELKKVKAECEDLVIRVNTLNHENTRLQNQTDELKKNRFGRKSEKMNGKIHDDEFSDPLSEEMNESDCDGKKQNNNDSQKSRKIKRPACRQLNRKKKTRQIPEITIIDFDRERIDKEYGYGKWTLKGWNISEEFMFIPGNLYRVYVKRPVIRVYDDDDTNDLREVALPVNKLMLRSKVTPSLLAFIMSFKFVLGVPLARLSRVLSYQGINLSKEIMSDWVIKCTDRYLKPVYSEIMRQMACRTYTQIDETYLEVINDGRNAGSKSYIWCHITGEFEEERPLAVFCFELTRSADHLLEFYADLNDGTIHLTSDAYSAYYKLASEKKDHVILGGCFMHLRRRLYKAYEVKFKAVKDKELLEESPEKKCLDMIGDLYSADDDAKELTAKERAKVRDEIERPLVDAYFDYIKSLDISSGTFSEEMEDAVSYSLNHEDAFRVFLDDPMVPIDNGECERKIRNIAMVRNNSLFCYSIGGAETLCIIMTLIETAKSNGCDPHTYLEYLFESSLAHASVDISEYIDEMMPWSSEYQKFEEERFSRPLGKIPDFCTEEPEMPVKADVDTARAERRHAMMTENINSTTSRPAA, encoded by the coding sequence ATGAGTTATGCGGACCTGATTGCGGTTGCTTTAAAATATTATGAAGAGTGCTGCGGATTACGTGCCGAACTGGATGAATTAAAAAACACATTCAGCTACACAGCCGATGAGCTTAAGAAGGTTAAAGCCGAATGCGAAGATCTAGTTATAAGAGTTAACACTCTTAATCATGAGAATACCAGACTTCAGAATCAGACGGATGAGCTCAAAAAGAATCGCTTTGGAAGAAAGTCTGAAAAGATGAATGGCAAAATCCACGATGATGAGTTTAGCGACCCTCTTTCGGAAGAAATGAATGAAAGCGACTGTGATGGTAAAAAACAGAATAATAATGACAGCCAAAAATCCAGGAAAATAAAAAGACCTGCCTGCAGGCAGCTAAACAGGAAAAAGAAGACCAGACAGATACCAGAAATAACGATTATTGACTTTGACAGGGAGCGTATCGATAAAGAATACGGCTACGGCAAATGGACATTAAAAGGCTGGAACATATCCGAAGAATTTATGTTTATTCCAGGAAATCTCTACAGGGTATATGTCAAACGCCCAGTGATCAGAGTCTATGACGATGATGATACTAATGATTTACGCGAAGTGGCACTGCCGGTTAATAAGCTGATGTTAAGGAGCAAGGTTACGCCTTCACTGCTGGCTTTTATCATGTCTTTCAAATTTGTGCTGGGAGTTCCCCTGGCAAGGCTGTCAAGGGTTCTGTCATATCAGGGAATCAACCTGTCAAAAGAGATAATGTCAGACTGGGTCATTAAATGCACTGACAGATATCTAAAGCCAGTCTATAGCGAGATAATGAGACAAATGGCCTGCCGGACATACACCCAGATTGATGAAACCTATCTGGAAGTCATCAATGACGGAAGAAATGCGGGAAGCAAAAGCTACATATGGTGTCATATCACTGGCGAATTTGAAGAAGAGCGGCCGCTGGCAGTCTTCTGCTTCGAGCTGACAAGATCAGCGGATCACCTTCTTGAGTTCTATGCGGATCTTAACGACGGCACAATCCATCTGACATCTGATGCCTACAGCGCCTATTATAAGCTGGCTTCGGAGAAAAAGGATCATGTAATACTCGGCGGGTGCTTTATGCATCTGAGACGCAGACTGTACAAGGCATATGAAGTGAAATTTAAAGCGGTAAAGGATAAAGAGCTTCTTGAGGAAAGCCCCGAAAAAAAGTGTCTCGATATGATCGGTGATCTTTACAGCGCTGATGATGATGCCAAAGAACTTACCGCCAAGGAAAGAGCTAAAGTCCGAGACGAAATCGAAAGACCGCTTGTCGATGCATACTTTGATTATATCAAGTCCCTTGATATCAGCAGCGGCACTTTTAGTGAGGAAATGGAGGATGCGGTGAGCTACAGCCTCAATCATGAGGATGCATTCAGAGTGTTTCTTGATGATCCAATGGTTCCAATCGATAACGGTGAATGCGAACGCAAGATTCGTAATATAGCCATGGTCAGAAACAATAGTCTGTTCTGCTATTCCATCGGCGGCGCTGAAACGCTCTGCATCATTATGACGCTTATTGAAACTGCCAAGTCAAACGGCTGCGATCCGCATACGTATCTGGAATATCTTTTCGAAAGCTCACTTGCCCATGCCAGCGTCGATATTAGCGAATATATCGATGAGATGATGCCCTGGTCAAGCGAATACCAAAAATTCGAGGAAGAGAGGTTCAGCAGACCGTTAGGGAAAATACCAGACTTCTGCACTGAAGAGCCTGAAATGCCAGTTAAAGCTGATGTGGATACTGCAAGAGCTGAAAGACGACACGCAATGATGACAGAAAATATAAATAGCACAACATCCAGGCCAGCGGCTTAA
- the tnpB gene encoding IS66 family insertion sequence element accessory protein TnpB (TnpB, as the term is used for proteins encoded by IS66 family insertion elements, is considered an accessory protein, since TnpC, encoded by a neighboring gene, is a DDE family transposase.), translating into MLRELTGIKRIVIRTGKTDLRRGITGLASVIAAEYHMNPMEKGTIYLFCGGRRDRIKGLLYEEGGWVLIYVRLSKGSAFQWPRDDQEARDITREQYERLLDGFTLDGTINKR; encoded by the coding sequence ATGCTTAGAGAACTGACAGGCATCAAAAGAATTGTAATAAGAACCGGAAAGACTGATCTGCGCAGAGGCATTACCGGTCTGGCTTCAGTTATAGCCGCTGAATATCATATGAATCCGATGGAAAAAGGAACCATTTATCTTTTCTGCGGTGGCAGAAGAGATCGTATCAAGGGGCTTCTTTACGAAGAAGGCGGATGGGTTCTTATCTATGTCCGACTTTCAAAAGGAAGTGCCTTTCAGTGGCCTAGAGATGATCAGGAAGCTCGTGATATAACGCGTGAACAGTACGAAAGACTGTTGGACGGATTTACTTTGGATGGTACAATAAATAAGCGCTGA
- the ilvA gene encoding threonine ammonia-lyase: MLELKDFQEAKKRVDEVIIPTPLIYSEPFSADCRNEVYIKPENLQRTGAFKIRGAYNKISKLSEEERAHGLIAASAGNHAQGVAYAATKLGAKSVICMPAHTPLIKVENTEKLGAEVVLHGEVYDDAYNKCMELVEKEGYTLVHPFDDEDVIEGQGTIALEILEELPDADIILVPVGGGGLISGVAAAAKQINPQVKIIGVEPEGAASALAAINEDRIVTLKEANTIADGTAVKTIGHIPFEYIKKYVDGIITVSDYDLMKAFLVMVEKHKLVAENSGILPLAALKKLNEKNKKVVCLVSGGNIDVRSISSMINKGLIERGRIFSFSVQLPDKPGQLEYVAKVLAKLNANVIAVDHNQFRNFEDFGEVELRVTCETNGESHIDSIIKAFEEDGYKITRVN; the protein is encoded by the coding sequence ATGTTAGAGTTAAAAGATTTTCAAGAAGCTAAGAAAAGAGTTGATGAAGTCATTATTCCGACCCCACTTATTTATAGTGAACCATTCTCAGCTGATTGTCGAAATGAAGTCTACATCAAACCGGAAAACTTACAGCGTACTGGTGCCTTCAAAATCAGAGGGGCTTATAATAAAATCAGTAAGTTAAGTGAAGAAGAACGGGCGCATGGGTTAATCGCTGCCAGTGCTGGTAACCATGCCCAGGGAGTTGCTTATGCAGCAACGAAATTAGGCGCAAAATCCGTTATTTGTATGCCTGCTCATACACCATTAATCAAAGTAGAAAATACGGAAAAGCTTGGCGCTGAAGTCGTATTACATGGTGAAGTGTATGATGATGCTTACAATAAATGTATGGAATTAGTTGAAAAAGAAGGCTATACCTTAGTTCATCCATTCGATGATGAAGATGTCATTGAAGGTCAGGGAACGATCGCTTTAGAAATCTTGGAAGAATTACCTGACGCTGATATTATCTTAGTCCCAGTTGGCGGCGGAGGATTAATCTCGGGGGTAGCAGCCGCTGCTAAACAGATCAATCCACAAGTTAAAATCATCGGGGTTGAACCAGAAGGCGCAGCCAGTGCCTTAGCCGCTATTAATGAAGATCGTATCGTTACCTTAAAAGAAGCCAATACAATCGCTGATGGGACAGCTGTAAAAACTATTGGTCATATCCCATTTGAATATATCAAGAAATATGTTGATGGCATCATTACTGTTTCTGATTATGACTTAATGAAAGCTTTCTTAGTGATGGTTGAAAAACATAAATTAGTCGCTGAAAACTCAGGTATCTTGCCATTAGCAGCCTTAAAGAAATTAAACGAAAAGAACAAGAAAGTTGTCTGCCTCGTATCTGGCGGTAATATCGATGTGCGTTCTATTTCTTCTATGATCAACAAAGGCTTAATTGAACGTGGCAGAATCTTCTCATTCTCTGTTCAGTTACCAGATAAACCAGGTCAGCTGGAATACGTTGCAAAAGTATTAGCTAAACTGAATGCCAATGTCATCGCTGTTGATCATAACCAGTTCCGTAACTTCGAAGACTTTGGTGAAGTAGAATTAAGAGTTACTTGTGAAACCAATGGTGAATCTCATATCGATTCAATCATTAAAGCATTTGAAGAAGACGGTTATAAAATCACCCGTGTAAACTAA